Genomic DNA from Solanum pennellii chromosome 3, SPENNV200:
GGTGGGGGTGAGGGTGGAAATGCTGGGATTGTTCCTGCTCTATTCCACCAAAATTGCAGCCTAATCTCCAAACTTGTGAATTCCAAATAGTAATATTGGCCATTTCTATGACCAGTTTTCCCAGTTGAAGCAACACAATCAGACAAATATGAGAGTCTCCCCTGATACAAATCGTTTACTTTATTTCAACCGCTGCACAAACAGTGGCCGATCAACCGACAGCATTTACTACATCTTGCCTTCAGCTAGTGCTATAGCAGATCTTTATGCAAAAAGACATACATTCTTATTGGAACAATATGCCACTGATATTCTGGAAAGGGAAAGATGACACCAGGATCCTAAGATTGACTGCCAAAGAAAATTAAGTGACACGCCATAGGTTAATGGAACACTAAGATCTATTTCGGTACCATGACATCAGCAAAAGTATTAAAATGAGCTACAAGGCTAGAAAGGTTTAACCACAACAAAAATGTGCTTGTCGAggaattattcttttattcctAAAGGAATTATGTGTCTTTCGTGGAAGCAATATATCTTTCTTCCTttctacttttctttttctcattgATAAGGTCTTTCGGTGATTGCACAAATATGCAACAGAGATACAAGTAAGAAATTACCTGTTACACATTTCTCCAACTGTAAGCTTGAAGATTCCTTCCCCGCTGGCTTTCAATGTCCGACGTAAATCACCATCGGTGAATGTGCCTAGCAGATGAAACTCCTCATCAATAACAAGGAGGCACCCGCATCCTTTGCTTGTCAGCTCTACAAGTTGATCCATAATAAGATCTCCTTCCTTGCAAATTGGaagatcttctttcttcttcatcacaTCTCTAACCTGCAATGTTAGATGGCAAGCTCAGGAGTAAGATGAATACTCAACTTCAGATGCATAAACTTTTACCCCCTCACTTGAGCAGTAATGCAGTTTCCACAGGTTATGATATCCATTTGGCTCAACCGGATGAACACATACGAAAATTGATGCAATGCTTACAAAATGGATGGAAGTTAAGGCAGCTAACCAATCAATAGTCATTGTATATCAAATTTTTTGTGATAATGATAAAATCAATTAGGCATTCTTTGAACAGTTTCTGGGGGGCTAATCTTCTATTGAGGGTGAAAGAACCAAACAGACACCAGAATCCACCTCATACAAAAAAAGATACCAGAATCCAACAAGTCCTTAGACTCGCCCTCGCATCAATTGCAACACACTATTACTGCCTATTGCAATTTAATATAACATAAGCATTAATACTTAAAGATAACCTTCTAACAGCCAAGATTCGGACAAATAACCATCCAACACCCAGGATTTGGACTGATTACCTTGCGTTTGCGAAAATATAATAGCTAGGACTAAGCAAATCATACACCTAAAGGTACATAAAACCAAGAATACCGTCATCTCCCAAATCATTTTTCCAAGGCCCCAACAGTGGGGGAGGGGAGGGTAGTGTGTATGCAGATCTTATTCCTAGCTTATGATGATAGAGAGGCTGTTTCTCAGCTTAGCGAATATTTCCTAGATCTTACTTCAGAACAGCAATAAATACAGCACAAAAGATAACATTTCACAACGGAGCATTCAGAAGAAAGGAATGATATTACTCTTCCTCACCTTGAAGATCAAACTTTTCCCGATCCTCCCAGCAGGGTGGTTGGCAGCATACTCCTCCCGGCTCAAATTCCTGGCCGCCATTAAAGCAATCGCCACCGTATCTCCAAAAACCATCTGAATAGCGGTAGACGTCACAGGTGCCAAATCAAAAGGGCATAATTCTCTCTCTAAAGGCAAATGCACATTCAGATCACACACCCCCATCAAAGAATTAGGCTTTACCGAAGTAACCGAAATCAAAAAGACCCGTTTCGCCTTTGCACAAGGCACAAGCTTTAACAATTCTTCCGTATTCCCACTCTTGCTAAACATAACCAAAACATCTTTTGGATCCAAAATGCCAATGTCTCCATGAAGGGCATCAACAGGGGATAAAAACCCAGATTTAATACCTAGAGAAACAAGGGTCTGTGATATTTTCTGGGAAACAAACCCAGATTTCCCCACACCAGTAAAGTAAATGGAACCTTTGGCATTAAGGAGAGTTTGGGTAAAATTAAGAGTTTGAGAAAGATcaagattttgaaagaaatgattGAGATAATTCTGCTGGGCTTTGAAGAGCTTAAGAAGCTGATCTGGGTCAATTGAATCTTGCTTTGAGGAGGAGTTATTACAGAAGTCCAGATATGGTGGTGGAAGAGACCCCATTTTTTTGGATCTTGATTCCTCTGTtatctccttctccttctctatTGAAAGGTATTACCAGTACTTGTGTAAATGTGTGAAAGAGAGAAGAAGCCGGGAGAGAATGTGAGCGTTCAATTATTAACGCGGGGATTGAGAGGAAGCTGGTATTTAGCAGAATTCAGTGTAGAATCTGCAGATCAAGTTGCTCGTTTAAATAACCAAGGAGGGGGTAACGGGTAAGTAATCATTCATACTTAAAAAGCAATAAGAGAGTTTGAGTGGGGTTCGAGTCCCTTACGAAGTTATTTTTGCTAAGGAGCgctttttttaatatgaaactTCTCAACGTAAATTTGTatttagtcaaattttaatataaattatcttACAAAGgataaaaactaaaagaaaataatcttTTGTTCTcgtttgaatttaaatttcgattatttttgttaaaaagagATTTACACTATTTAATGATCAATTTTTTGGTTATTTAATAGTCTGTTTGGATCCAAGTGATGCAGTGTGGGAGTTAAAGGGTAGACGTTTTGATTATTCGGTCTAATTTtattaaacttaaattttattttgattttaaaaaaaagttatatcaAACTAAActtatttgattcaattttaaattgatttgatattttagAGTGAGTATAAAAGAATCTACCATTAATCCCAAGTTTAAACTTGAGCATAAAGAAAGTACAATTTACCATGTCAGTTTCAATTAGGGTTggacataaaatattaaaattgaattttttgataatttgataTTTGGTATTTGGAGTAAAATCTTAGAATTATgatatttgaatttgtatttcgTAATAAACATTAATACCATTTGGTATTTCCCAATTATGAATTATTTGCCTAATGAGGATTATATGTCAGCATCTCTATTACTCGTTAGTACAAATCAAAAAGAAAGTTAAACTATGAACACAAACAACTCAAATATATgtctttttgtttcaatttgtttttcgTGATGTATTTTTACTTCTTGATCTTCTATTTATCGTGTATCTACATTGAAAAAATAGTACTCCCTTGGTCGCATTTTATGTGGTAACATTTGATTGgacacgaagtttaagaaataatgaagactttgaaaatatttatcaaattgtcCTTCAAAAAGTAAACTCAATTTCCTctctcctcataaatgtattagagtattactatctttaaaattaaataggacCAACAAGggtaaaaaatgaattatacctttaaatacttattatataagaaaatgggacattcttttttaaactgaccaaaaaaacacataaaatgggacgaagggaatattaattttataatacaaTCGATTACAACTTCAATACAATATAACGAAATACCATACCAAACTTATGTTACCATTGCTTAATTATCAAatcaagattttaaaaaattgatattggTATCTACTATTAACTACTAATTACtgaattattaaattcaaaatttgaaaatctcaAATCAAATATCTATTAATTACCTATAATTTCAGTGCACGATTATAATCTGATAGAGTCTGTAATCATAATCCAAAATCACAATCTTTCTAAATTAAACCACCGACGCACACTATCTCATGAGCTATAGTCAATATTAGAAGTGGCATTCTAATGTTTTGATGGACATAATTATTATATAGGTTGATCTAACATCACagttattattaataaaaaaacgaGGAATTGAAACTTTGAAATAAGCAGTGAGGCATCCTGTTTAAACCAATAATGTAAGGGCTTATTTGGTACGAATGGCATTGAATAACTAATTTTAAGAttaatcttaaaataaatttattttaaatttaattaaaataaaattgcaaaataatttattttaagattgTAATAATTTCATAtgcaacaaataaaaaataaaaaataaataatacttaTTCATCGGCCAAACAGGCCTTGTTAGTATTATTGattgatataaaaaattaaagttaatgcATAAGTAACAATGAGTTGCTTTGTATGACAAAAAAGAATTGACTTTTTGCCTttctaattaaatttgaatttttgcctttctaattaaatttgaattgtatatttcagattaaatttgaattgtgcattgaaaaacttattttgGACTATATACGAATTACGTATTGAAAAGATTCATTTGGGAGTGACACTCccaataaaaaattttcatacACGGGATTTGAACTCGAAATTTTGATTAAGGGTGAAACACTCACATCACTGCACCACAATCTATGTTGATGACTTCTCTACCACTCCTAATAAGACTAGTTAGGGGAATCTCGTACCGTGCACCAGTCTAGTATTTAttcacaaatttattttttagaatgatattaattaaataatatgaaatcaacTTATTAAGTGTAAAACAATAtccaataaatatttaatatttataaattttaagtggTATTGATTAACtgatataaaatcatattattaagtgtaaaatatatgataaatattattaatatttgttaagtgatattgattgaatgattttaaatttactctaaaataaattacagtaatatatatatatatatacatatatatatatatatatatatatttgtgtaatAGTAAATCATCTTAAAAGTCCACTGAGTTTTATTTATCTTCAAAACATTAAAGGTTAACTAAACATagctaaaataaatttataatttcaaaaaaattatacactaatttaaataaaatattttttgctgacataaaataataaaattataactatagCTCGAAGGTCCCatagttcttttttaaaaaaaagtacatttaatttaattgaaatagaataaaaaaataattttaattgttttttacaAGATACCCTTGCTGGTTAAGCAACATATCAATGAAGACGTGACTATTTCAACTTGAAACcctttaatatatataagaaaaattcttctcattttaaattcaaataagaaatatatatatatatatatatatatattcaagtgCTTTCAAGTTTCAATTACATGTACGTATGAATATGTCATCTGCATCAACTgcttatttattattatgagTAGAAAGGGGATGGACCAGGGGACTTGCTTATAAACCAACGTTTGACAGatatctaaatattaaatttaaagatGTTgacacaaattaaaatatagtatttttcttctaattttaacAGTTTTCTAAttgtaaattaaatttgaaaatgacTCTTATGAAGATCTTTCATCTAtacagttttttttaaaatttatttttaatgataaatcTTTAAATGGATCAGACCCTTTATAATACctaaattacttttaatttgctgatttatatatgtgatatcttcgtcttcttttttattttctttcttcaaagaCATGATTTATTTGACTACTTTGGATATTCACTAGCTCCAGAACGTGGCATAAGTTTCTCTTTCTATATTCGATATTTATTgttcatattaaaatttgattaaatttaaacttgtgtaaaaagttttatatataaaactatGAAGTATATAACACTCCtttaacaaaatcaatttcataCCCTACAAAGCTTGAAATCAGATTCTCTAATTAAGAATACATAAGTACTGGTCACTCCATTACTGTTTACAATTCAAGGGTCTTTGTTTATCTTTGCTACTCCTAGGAGGATAAAGTATGTGAcctgtgatttttttttatcttctttatgTATGATACAAtttctttattaaatatttatttttttaaaaatgttttaacttgaaaaaaaattaatcataaaatttgtatttatctTTAATGATGATAAGTTTTGATAGTTACACATATGCTATTTCAcgtttaaaattacaaattgtaatttcaaattttacaaACACACTAAAATGTTAAGTGATTTAAGAAGTACAAAAGTATGCattcattttaaaattgttttaattcaaaaatagtttaacactagattttcatttattcaaaatatatttttatgacttTTTTATAGTCGTAAAATTATTATGACATTGTTAAGATTACAAGAgtcaaaaataacatttaaaaacaatttttttaggaaaacattGTACGTGTTAAATTGTGccatatataaattaataaaaatgtgcTGGAGACTTGCAGAACTTATTTTGGATTATCATATATATGGACAAAAACACTGGCCAATAATTTAATACTTGACAAGTCTTTTGTACaatatcaattttctttttttatcaatCCAGATAAACAGGTCATCTGATGgagatttgaatttaaaatctCTCAAATTcgaattttatgaataaatctATCAATAAtcttatatttatgatattaaaatccatatatatataaaaaaaaccaaaaattaacttatatagtatacaatataattttttgtcgAGTGAATTTAGATCGTATGAATACTCTGTCCCCATTAAATCCGCCCCCGCCAGACATGGGTCCTTGGAGGAACCTATCGAAATAAGCCCATTTTTTTGTGTTCTTGCGGCCTAAGCCCAATAAAATAAGGCCTAATTGTTCCAGTTTGTTGGGTCAATAGAAGGGCCCAACTATACGGGTGAATTGGAAAATAGCATCATTTTAGTGCCTTGTGATTCATGACCATAATAATTTAGTTTACAGAATGGTCTggtggacccttatacttgtatcagtttgtatttTGGATACTTCTACTTAGCATTTTGTCATCTGAACCCCTGAAGCTAAtcaaaatgagatttttaaacCCCTCTAACCATGTGTGTAGCTCACTCTCCTTCACATAAATGACATGTCATATCCACGTCAAATATATTAATGTTATgtcataattatttcataactatttttaaaaattattaatcaaaattatttaataaaaataaaataataaaatcttaatttattttttagagtattatttcaccattttcttcaacttcattaCTCCAATTCCATGTTTtgcattttcatatgtttttttgtgttttgtttgATCTATTGATATGTTTGTTTAATGATAGAAAAAGTGAAGATCTTGGTGAGCTATAATAGAAAAAGATGAAACCTCCATACATCCGATTTCCCAATTCACTGCCAAAATCCATGGAGAATTTCATGCCAaaccaacttttttttttccttcttcaatcATTTCAGCCATTTTCATCCCAAACacaatctttttcttttcttcttcagaGTCTATTAACATCAACTTACCAAAACGGAGCACTAAATTGCAATCGCCGGAGATCACTATTTCACAGTGGAGTAAGGGAGAGAGAGGCGGCACCGGTCAATGTAGAGAAGAACGAGGTGGTGAGGGTGCGAAGTGATAGCGGTATCTAGTGGTGGGATGACTTAggttgttgattttgtggagGTTGGAGGAGGAAAGGAAAATGATGATGGTGTGCGGTGGAGATGTAGACAGGTGAGGGAGAGAGTTTATCAATTTCGCCGGCAAAAATGGCGACGGTGGTGATGGATTTTCTATAGATTTTGGATGAAAATGGTGAAAAGGATGGAATAtttggtgaagaagaaggaatttttaattaattgtttttttcaaaatttatttattatataattttaattttttttaacccaAAAATGTCATTCACTCGCCTTAAGGAGTGTGAAATCACACACTTTCGCCAACTCAGCCATCTTAAAGCCACATAAGCGTGGTCAATGGTCAGAAAGGTCCGatatattgtgttttattgAGTTTAAGGGTCCAAATGACAAATAGATAAGTAGAAGGGTTTAGAATACAAACTGATACAGGTATAAGGGTCCACCAGACCATTTCGCCTAATTTAGTACGATCTTCATTTTACTATCGTGTTAAATTATTCATAAGTctaagaataaaattaatagaaCTTGCATGTGCCAAATTATTCGCAAGTTTTCACAAAACTTGCGTCTATTCAATTATTTCTCAAGTTATAATTAACACGTCATATTTTAGTATAACCTTTATTTACTTATCTAACTAAATTATTCATACACTTTTTCGTATCGTAGTACTTGCAAATGTTTAATTACTGTTCACAAGTTATGACTCATAATTTTGATACATTCATCattgtttattttgttgaaGTATTCACAAGTCTTATGGTTGTGTACTTAGATTATATCgcaaaaaacatttttatgcaAATTCCTTAAATGAGCATAACTCATAAACAGTGAGCCACTAAATGCTATTTgtataacaaactaaaaataaataaaatagacaaATTTAAATGAGATAAAGtacaataatttcataaatattatcaACTAAAAGCAAATACGTGAACAAACACCTGATTTGACTATCTCTTCCCCGTGTAATAGTATAAAGTTCTAATAAATCATTCCATgagttcaaaaaagaaaaagaaaaaacatacacCAAATTTACAAACCAAAAAACTTAATAAGCTATAATATATACTCATagaaatgattattatttagTACACATAAAAGTTGTGTAGGACCAATTTGACGTCAAACACGCTGCACACTTTATAACTATTAGTTTTAATTAAGAAATCGGT
This window encodes:
- the LOC107015014 gene encoding probable arabinose 5-phosphate isomerase, which produces MGSLPPPYLDFCNNSSSKQDSIDPDQLLKLFKAQQNYLNHFFQNLDLSQTLNFTQTLLNAKGSIYFTGVGKSGFVSQKISQTLVSLGIKSGFLSPVDALHGDIGILDPKDVLVMFSKSGNTEELLKLVPCAKAKRVFLISVTSVKPNSLMGVCDLNVHLPLERELCPFDLAPVTSTAIQMVFGDTVAIALMAARNLSREEYAANHPAGRIGKSLIFKVRDVMKKKEDLPICKEGDLIMDQLVELTSKGCGCLLVIDEEFHLLGTFTDGDLRRTLKASGEGIFKLTVGEMCNRKPRTIGPDAMAADAMQKMESPPSPVQFLPVIDQDNVLIGIVTLHGLVSAGL